One region of Pseudomonas alvandae genomic DNA includes:
- the nudE gene encoding ADP compounds hydrolase NudE yields MRQKPTILDRRIVATSRLFCVEELQLRFSNGVERTYERLASKGAGYGAVMIVAMLDADHAVLVEEYCGGTDAYELSLPKGLIEPGEDVLAAAERELKEEAGFGARQLEHLTELSLSPGYMSQKIQVVLATDLYEERLEGDEPEAMRVEKVNLGELWALAQNPQFTEGRALAALYLARDLLTQRGAYLP; encoded by the coding sequence ATGCGCCAGAAGCCCACCATACTCGACCGACGGATCGTCGCCACCAGCCGCCTGTTTTGCGTTGAAGAATTGCAATTGCGTTTTTCCAACGGTGTGGAACGCACCTATGAGCGGCTGGCGAGCAAGGGCGCAGGCTACGGCGCGGTGATGATCGTGGCGATGCTCGACGCCGACCACGCGGTGTTGGTGGAAGAGTACTGCGGCGGTACCGATGCCTACGAGCTGTCCCTGCCCAAAGGTCTGATCGAGCCCGGGGAGGACGTGCTGGCGGCGGCTGAACGGGAGCTCAAGGAAGAGGCCGGTTTTGGCGCGCGACAACTGGAGCACTTGACCGAGCTGTCATTGTCGCCTGGCTACATGAGCCAGAAAATCCAAGTGGTGTTGGCGACCGATCTGTATGAAGAACGGTTGGAGGGCGACGAGCCCGAGGCGATGCGCGTCGAGAAGGTCAACCTGGGCGAGCTCTGGGCCCTGGCCCAGAATCCACAATTCACCGAAGGCCGGGCGCTGGCGGCGCTGTATCTGGCCCGCGACCTGCTGACCCAGCGTGGAGCCTACCTGCCATGA
- the cysQ gene encoding 3'(2'),5'-bisphosphate nucleotidase CysQ, with protein sequence MNYPHPLIAPVIELALKAGAAILPFWRANVEVVQKADESPVTAADMAAHDVIVAGLTALAPDIPILSEEDANIAQSERATWKRWWLVDPLDGTKEFISGSEEFTVNIALVEEGRVVFGVVSMPTNGRFYVGGAGLGAWRGDKNAEPLPIAVRNVLAPGEVFTVVASRRHTSAEQERLLAGLSESLGALQLTNIGSSLKFCLLAEGAADCYPRLAPTSQWDTAAAQGVLEGAGGEVLGLGGEPFCYPPRESLLNASFLALPAKAAWRGKLLELARA encoded by the coding sequence ATGAATTACCCCCATCCCCTGATCGCCCCGGTGATCGAGCTGGCGCTCAAGGCCGGCGCGGCGATCCTGCCATTCTGGCGAGCCAATGTGGAAGTCGTGCAAAAGGCTGACGAATCACCCGTCACCGCCGCCGACATGGCCGCTCACGATGTGATCGTCGCTGGATTGACCGCGCTGGCGCCGGATATCCCGATCCTTTCCGAAGAGGACGCCAATATTGCACAAAGCGAGCGTGCGACCTGGAAACGCTGGTGGCTGGTGGACCCGCTGGATGGCACCAAGGAATTCATTTCCGGCAGCGAAGAGTTCACCGTCAACATCGCCTTGGTCGAAGAGGGACGGGTGGTGTTCGGCGTGGTTTCGATGCCTACCAACGGGCGCTTTTATGTCGGCGGCGCTGGGCTTGGTGCCTGGCGTGGCGATAAAAATGCCGAGCCTTTGCCCATCGCCGTGCGTAACGTATTGGCGCCAGGGGAAGTGTTTACCGTCGTCGCCAGCCGCCGCCACACCAGTGCGGAGCAGGAGCGCTTGTTGGCCGGCTTGAGTGAGAGCCTTGGCGCCTTGCAATTGACCAATATCGGCAGTTCGTTGAAGTTCTGCCTGCTGGCCGAAGGTGCGGCGGATTGCTATCCACGGTTGGCGCCGACGTCGCAGTGGGACACCGCCGCCGCCCAGGGAGTGTTGGAAGGTGCAGGGGGCGAGGTGTTGGGCCTGGGCGGCGAACCGTTCTGCTATCCGCCGCGGGAGTCGCTGTTGAATGCTTCGTTCCTGGCTTTGCCGGCGAAGGCGGCGTGGCGTGGGAAGTTGTTGGAGCTTGCCCGCGCCTAA
- a CDS encoding YiiD C-terminal domain-containing protein, translating into MNRDSTYLESILHRDIPLTRDMGLKVLDWQGRRLRLFLPLEANVNHKSTMFGGSLYCGAVLGGWGWLHLALREEGIEDGHIVIQEGQISYPLPVTRDAHVVCEAPDEKTWKRFLATYRRYGRARLALQTQVLNVDSEDVAVQFEGQYVLHR; encoded by the coding sequence ATGAACCGCGACAGCACCTACCTGGAATCGATTCTGCACCGGGACATCCCGTTGACGCGGGACATGGGCCTGAAAGTGCTCGATTGGCAGGGCCGGCGACTGCGCCTGTTCCTGCCCCTCGAGGCCAACGTCAACCACAAGAGCACCATGTTCGGCGGCAGTCTGTACTGCGGCGCGGTACTGGGCGGCTGGGGCTGGCTGCACCTGGCCTTGCGCGAGGAAGGGATCGAGGACGGACACATCGTGATCCAGGAGGGGCAGATCAGCTATCCGCTGCCGGTCACCCGGGATGCGCACGTCGTCTGCGAAGCGCCTGATGAAAAAACCTGGAAGCGCTTCCTGGCCACGTATCGGCGCTACGGACGGGCACGGCTGGCCCTGCAGACGCAGGTGTTGAACGTGGACAGCGAGGACGTGGCGGTGCAATTCGAAGGGCAGTACGTGCTGCACCGTTGA